Genomic window (Streptomyces sp. LX-29):
AGCAGCCACTGACCGCGGTTGGTCGCGCGGCCGGTCCACACCTCGGGCGGTCGCTCCGGCGAGTGCGGCATGGGGTCCGTGGGATGGTCCCTCATGGTGGCAGCCTACTCACGTTCCGCCTCGCGGGCAGGGAGCGCGGGCCGCCCGTTCGACCGACCCGTGAGTAGGTCTCCAACCCGCGCGGAGGGCTCCCGGCTCGTGGGTGGGGCTCCCGGCCGCGCGCCCGCGCGGTCCGCGCCAGCCACCGTACGGACCCGCGCGGTCCGCGCCAGCCACCGTACGGACCCGCGCGGTCCGCGCCGGCAGCCGTACGGAACCGGGCGTCGCGCGCGGAGGCCCGCGGTCCCGCGCGTCACGCTCCCGGAGCCCGCGCGCCGCGTCGGGGGGCGGGCGGTACAGCGCCGCGGGCGCGTTCCACCGAAGGCAAGGGTTCCGCCGAACGGGGGTTCCGCCGAACGGAAACGCCCGGTGTCGCCGAACGGGGACGCCCGGTGTCGCCGAACGGGGACGCCCGGTGTCGCCAAACGGGAACGCCCGGTGTCGCCAAACGGGAACGCCCGGTGTCGCCGTACGGCGCCGACGCCGAGCGCGCGGCCGGTCCGCGCCGAGGGCCGCCGAGCGGCCCGCGCCTAGCGCCCCGCGACGCCCGCCGGTGCCAGCAGGCCGCCTTCGGCGTAGTCCAGGGCCTCCACCGGCAGGGCGGACTCGCGGCCGGCGAGGAGCACGGTCAGGGTGCCGGAGGGGGCCACGGTGCCGGCCGGGGCGGGGGTGGCGCCGATGCGGCGCAGCGCCTGGGCGGCGACGGCGCCGGCGGAGCCGTGCAGCACGATCGGCGGCGCGCCGGCCGGCTGGACGGCCGCGCGGATGCGCTCGGCGACCAGTTCGTAGTGGGTGCAGCCCAGGACCACGGCCCGGACGTCGCGGGGCGTGCGGGCGGCCGCGTCGGCCACCGCGGCGTCGATCGCCGCCGCGTCGGCGTGCTGGACCGCGTCGGCGAGCCCGGGGCAGGCCACCTCGGTGACCTGGACGCCGTCGGCGAAGTCGCGGATCAGGGCGCGCTGGTAGGGGCTGCCGGTGGTGGCGGGTGTGGCCCAGATGGCGACCGGGCCGCCGCCCGCCGCCGCGGGCTTGATCGCCGGCACGGTGCCGATCACCGGCAGCGCGGGCTCCAGCTCGGCCCGGATGGTGGCCAGGGCGTGCACGGAGGCGGTGTTGCAGGCGACGATCAGCGCGTCCGGCCGGTGCGCGGCGGCCGCGCGGGCGCAGGCCACGGCGCGGGCGGTGAGGTCCTCGGTGGTCCGGGGACCCCAGGGCATGCTCTCCGGGTCGGAAGAGAGGACCAGATCGGCGTCGGGCCGCAGTCGGTGCACGGCGACTGCCGCCGGGAGCAGACCGATTCCGGAGTCCATAAGCGCGATCTTCACCAGGTTCTCGCCTCGCTCTGTCGATCCTCGCCACTCCGTTGTGGCCCGTCGGCCGCCCCCCGGGCGCCGGATACGGCGCGAAAGCGACACCGGGACACTTTAGTCGATCGTCTGTGCGCGCCTCGGGGCGGCGGACCCGTCGGTCGGGCAGACTGCGGCGGATGAGCGCGCTGACGTGGATCGCCTGGGCGTCGTCGGGCGCCTGGGCGTGGCTGCTGCTGGGACAGGGGTTCTTCTGGCGCACGGACCTGCGACTGCCGGCCCCCGGAGGGGTCGGGGACGGCCCGGGCGGCGCGGGGCCCGGGAGGGCCTCGGAGGGCGCCGGCGAGGCCACCCAGGGCGCGCCCGAGGGCGGGCCTGGCCCGGGCGGCGCGGGGCCCGGGAGGGCCTCGAAAGGCCCCGGCGCGGCCGCACAGGGCGGGCCGGACGGGTCCGCGGAGCCGCCCTGGCCCTCGGTCGCCGTGGTGATCCCCGCCCGGGACGAGGCCGAGGTGCTGCCGAGCAGCCTGCCGTCGGTGCTCGCGCAGGACTACCCGGGGCGCGCCGAGGTCTTCCTCGTCGACGACGGGAGCACCGACGGCACCGGCGAGCTGGCCCGCGCGCTGGCCGCGGCGGAGGGTCACGGGCTGCCGCTGACGGTGTCCTCTCCCGGCGAGCCGGCGCCCGGCTGGACCGGCAAGCTGTGGGCGGTGCGGCACGGCATGGCGCTGGCCCGCGCGCGCACCGACGCCGAGTACCTGCTGCTGACGGACGCGGACATCGCCCATGAGCCGGACAGCCTGCGGGAGCTGGTGCGGGCCGCGCGGAGCAACGGCCTGGACCTGGTCTCGCAGATGGCGCGGCTGCGGGTGGCGACCGGCTGGGAGCGGCTGATCGTCCCGGCGTTCGTGTACTTCTTCGCCCAGCTCTACCCCTTCCGCTGGGTCGGCCGGACCGATCGCCGCACGGCCGCCGCGGCCGGCGGCTGCGTGCTGCTGAGCCGGGCCGCCGCCGAGCGGGCCGGGATCCCCGGCGTGATCCGGCAGGCGGTCATCGACGACGTCGCCCTCGCGGGGGCGGTGAAGTGCGGCGGCGGCCGCATCTGGTTGGGGTTGGCCGAGCGGGTGGACAGCGTGCGGCCGTATCCGGGGCTGCGCCCGCTGTGGCGGATGGTCTCGCGCAGCGCGTACGCACAACTGCGGCACAACCCGCTCCTGCTGGTCGCGACCGTGGCGGGGCTGGCGGTGGTCTATCTGGCACCTCCGGTGGCGGCCTGCACGGGTCTGCTGACGGGCGGCGGGGGGCCGCTGCTGCCCGGGGCGGTCGCGTGGGCGGTGATGGCGGGCACCTATGTGCCGATGCTGCGCTACTACCGGCAGACGCTGTGGCTGGCGCCGCTGCTGCCGTTGTCCGCCGCCCTGTACCTGCTGATGACCGTCGACTCGGCGGTCCAGCACTACCGGGGGCGCGGCGCGGCCTGGAAGGGGCGTACCTATCCCCGTCCCGAGGCCGCGCCGTAGCCCGCCCGTCATGCCGAGGACATGACCGCCCGGTAGGCGTTCGCCGTCACTTGCGGCCCGGGGTCCAGTTCATCCCCCACCCGTAGGCGTGGTCCAGGGTCCGCTGCGGGCTGACGCCGCGGTCGGGGACCAGGTAGCGGGCCTCTCGCTGGACGACCAGGTCACCGCCGTTGTTGGTGATGAGGGCCAGCGCGCAGACCGGCGAGGGCACGGTGCACTCGTCGAGCGAGAACTCGATGGGCGCGCCGTGCTGCGGGGTGAGGGTGACGGTGGCGCTGAGGTTGGCGAAGCTGCGCGCGCCCTCGTAGACCGACACGAAGACCAGGATGCGGCGGAAGGCGTCCTTGAAGTCCAGGTTGACGGTGAGGTTCTCGCCGGAAGCCCGGGCGCCGGTCCGGTCGTCGGCGTCGAGGTGGATGAAGGGCGGCTGGTGCAGCGACCCGAAGGAGTTGCCCAGCGCCTGCACGACGCCCTTGCTGCCGTCGGCCAGTTCGAAGAGGGCGCCGAGGTCGAGGTCCAGGTCGCCGTGGAGCGCCATGACCTTGCCGAGCTTCTGCTGCCAGCCCTTGAACTGCTTGCGCACCTCCCAGTTGAGGTTGACCCGCAGGACGCCGGCGGTCCCGCCCTGCTTGGTGAGCGAGACGGTGGGCGCCTCCTTCGTCAGGGTGACCTTGGTGAGCCGCACCGGCGCGCCCGCGGTGGCCGGGGCGGCGGCCGGCGGGGGCGGCAGCGGCACGGACGCCCCGGCCGGCGGGGGCGGCGCGACCGGCGGCGCGGCGGCCGCGGGCGGCGGCGCGACCGGCGGGACCGGGGCCGGGGCCGGGACGGAGGCCGGGGAGGGCTCGGCCTCCGGGTCGTCGACGGTGATGCCGAAGTCCGTGGCGAGGCCGGCCAGTCCGCTGTCGTAGCCCTGGCCGACGGCGCGGAACTTCCACGCTCCCTGCCTGCGGTAGAGCTCGCCGAGGACGAAGGCGGTCTCGACCGTGGCGTCCGTGCTGTCGAAGCGCGCCAGCTCCGCGCCGCCGGCCGCGTCCAGCACCCGGATG
Coding sequences:
- a CDS encoding aspartate/glutamate racemase family protein, translating into MKIALMDSGIGLLPAAVAVHRLRPDADLVLSSDPESMPWGPRTTEDLTARAVACARAAAAHRPDALIVACNTASVHALATIRAELEPALPVIGTVPAIKPAAAGGGPVAIWATPATTGSPYQRALIRDFADGVQVTEVACPGLADAVQHADAAAIDAAVADAAARTPRDVRAVVLGCTHYELVAERIRAAVQPAGAPPIVLHGSAGAVAAQALRRIGATPAPAGTVAPSGTLTVLLAGRESALPVEALDYAEGGLLAPAGVAGR
- a CDS encoding glycosyltransferase, which encodes MSALTWIAWASSGAWAWLLLGQGFFWRTDLRLPAPGGVGDGPGGAGPGRASEGAGEATQGAPEGGPGPGGAGPGRASKGPGAAAQGGPDGSAEPPWPSVAVVIPARDEAEVLPSSLPSVLAQDYPGRAEVFLVDDGSTDGTGELARALAAAEGHGLPLTVSSPGEPAPGWTGKLWAVRHGMALARARTDAEYLLLTDADIAHEPDSLRELVRAARSNGLDLVSQMARLRVATGWERLIVPAFVYFFAQLYPFRWVGRTDRRTAAAAGGCVLLSRAAAERAGIPGVIRQAVIDDVALAGAVKCGGGRIWLGLAERVDSVRPYPGLRPLWRMVSRSAYAQLRHNPLLLVATVAGLAVVYLAPPVAACTGLLTGGGGPLLPGAVAWAVMAGTYVPMLRYYRQTLWLAPLLPLSAALYLLMTVDSAVQHYRGRGAAWKGRTYPRPEAAP
- a CDS encoding TerD family protein, with protein sequence MAMSKGANVQIPVSAVRVELGWQTGAGVPDVDASALLLVSGKVRSDADFIFYNQPTHGSGAVRHEGKRTSGSEVTDSLAVDLGGVEPAIETIVLVASADGGRFGQVPGLRIRVLDAAGGAELARFDSTDATVETAFVLGELYRRQGAWKFRAVGQGYDSGLAGLATDFGITVDDPEAEPSPASVPAPAPVPPVAPPPAAAAPPVAPPPPAGASVPLPPPPAAAPATAGAPVRLTKVTLTKEAPTVSLTKQGGTAGVLRVNLNWEVRKQFKGWQQKLGKVMALHGDLDLDLGALFELADGSKGVVQALGNSFGSLHQPPFIHLDADDRTGARASGENLTVNLDFKDAFRRILVFVSVYEGARSFANLSATVTLTPQHGAPIEFSLDECTVPSPVCALALITNNGGDLVVQREARYLVPDRGVSPQRTLDHAYGWGMNWTPGRK